The Camelina sativa cultivar DH55 chromosome 14, Cs, whole genome shotgun sequence genome includes a window with the following:
- the LOC104741782 gene encoding acyl-CoA-binding protein has translation MGLKEDFEEHAVKVKKLTTLPSNEDLLILYGLYKQATVGPVDTSRPGMFSMKERAKWDAWKAVEAKSTEDAMGDYITKVKQLMEASAST, from the exons ATGGGTTTGAAG GAGGATTTCGAGGAGCACGCTGTGAAAGTGAAGAAACTCACCACTCTTCCATCTAACGAAGACTTGCTCATCCTCTACGGACTCTACAAGCAAGCCACTGTCGGGCCAGTGGACACCA GTCGTCCTGGAATGTTCAGCATGAAGGAAAGAGCCAAGTGGGATGCTTGGAAGGCCGTTGAAG CGAAATCAACGGAAGATGCCATGGGTGACTATATCACGAAGGTCAAGCAACTCATGGAAGCATCTGCTTCAACCTGA